Proteins from a genomic interval of Harpia harpyja isolate bHarHar1 chromosome 9, bHarHar1 primary haplotype, whole genome shotgun sequence:
- the SPRING1 gene encoding SREBP regulating gene protein: MVPWGAVLWRRLLRKRWVLGVVFGLSLVYFLTSTFKQEERTVRDRNLLQVQEHEQPIMWKVKFSSGNSSQLSNQCRNSVQGKLLITDELGYICERKDLLVNGCCNVNVPSTKLYSCDSCLPNGCCSVYEYCVSCCLQPSKQHLLERFLNRAAIAFQNLFMAVEDHFELCLAKCRTSSQSVQHENTYRDPIAKYCYGEYPPELLPV, encoded by the exons atGGTGCCCTGGGGAGCGGTGCTGTGGCGGCGGCTGCTGAGGAAGCGCTGGGTTCTCGGCGTCGTCTTCGGGCTCTCCCTCGTCTACTTCCTCACCAGCACCTTCAAGCAG GAAGAGAGGACAGTGAGAGATCGGAATCTCCTCCAAGTGCAAGAGCACGAGCAGCCGATCATGTGGAAGGTGAAGTTCAGTTCGGGAAACAGCAGTCAGCTGAGTAACCAGTGCAGGAATTCTGTGCAGGGGAAGCTCCTCATTACAGATGAACTGG gctaCATCTGTGAGAGGAAGGACCTACTGGTAAATGGCTGTTGTAATGTCAACGTGCCCAGTACAAAGCTGTACAGCTGTGACAGCTGCCTTCCCAATGGCTGCTGCAGTGTGTACGAGTACTGTGTTTCCTGTTGCCTGCAACCCAGCAAG CAACATCTTCTGGAACGTTTCTTGAACCGGGCAGCTATTGCTTTCCAAAACCTCTTCATGGCAGTGGAAGATCACTTTGAGTTGTGTCTGGCGAAATGTAGGACTTCATCACAG AGTGTGCAGCATGAAAACACCTATAGAGATCCAATTGCAAAATACTGCTATGGCGAATAtcccccagagctgctgcctgttTGA